Proteins encoded within one genomic window of Candidatus Zixiibacteriota bacterium:
- the rlmB gene encoding 23S rRNA (guanosine(2251)-2'-O)-methyltransferase RlmB, producing MTVGRETLISGVNPVMEKLRAAPGDIVEIIVGEGVRRPALRAIVAQARDSGVTVRTLPQGALDGLAGGRSHQGVLARVAAYVYAEFPELIRELAASTGRCWVLVLDGITDPRNFGALLRTAEAVGIRDVVIPRDRSVGVTPAVVKASAGAVSYLRICRVTNLRRALAELKEAGLWIVGLDPAAPDSAYGRSYPERLGIVLGSEGKGIRPLVSRECDFRVSLPMRGKLQSLNVSVAGGVFLYELLRQAEVDKAGGTG from the coding sequence GTGACGGTCGGGCGGGAAACTCTGATCTCGGGGGTGAACCCCGTTATGGAAAAGCTCAGGGCGGCGCCGGGGGATATCGTGGAGATCATCGTCGGCGAGGGTGTACGCCGGCCGGCATTGCGCGCGATCGTGGCACAAGCGCGAGATTCCGGGGTGACCGTGAGGACCCTGCCGCAGGGCGCGCTCGACGGCTTGGCCGGCGGACGGAGCCACCAAGGGGTGTTGGCCCGGGTGGCTGCTTATGTTTACGCGGAATTTCCAGAGCTTATCCGGGAGCTCGCGGCTTCCACCGGCCGGTGTTGGGTGCTGGTCCTCGACGGAATCACGGACCCACGGAATTTCGGCGCCCTCCTGCGCACCGCTGAGGCCGTGGGCATCCGGGACGTCGTGATCCCCAGGGACCGCTCGGTCGGGGTAACACCCGCCGTTGTGAAGGCGTCGGCAGGCGCGGTCAGCTACCTCAGGATCTGCCGGGTCACGAACCTGCGCCGTGCCCTGGCCGAATTGAAGGAGGCGGGTTTGTGGATCGTGGGGCTCGACCCGGCTGCTCCAGACAGCGCCTACGGGCGGAGTTACCCGGAAAGGCTCGGGATCGTGCTTGGGAGCGAGGGCAAAGGCATCAGGCCGCTCGTCAGCCGGGAATGCGATTTTCGGGTTTCGCTCCCTATGCGAGGCAAACTGCAGTCGCTCAACGTCAGCGTCGCGGGCGGGGTCTTTCTGTACGAGCTGCTGCGCCAGGCGGAGGTTGACAAGGCCGGGGGTACGGGATAA